One region of Triticum aestivum cultivar Chinese Spring chromosome 6B, IWGSC CS RefSeq v2.1, whole genome shotgun sequence genomic DNA includes:
- the LOC123134839 gene encoding uncharacterized protein: MYSQVIRISDMQRLQDEIDETLSLLEAIFLPSFFDIMVHLMVHLPAQAMIAGPVHFRSMWAVERYIGKLKGHVHTRSHVEGSIAEGYLFDESLTFCSHYLDDESRLNRARNDGGLDMEVDDTTPFFHNIGRGLAGKCMVMLDNKTWLQAHRYVLFNYDNIEPYLDKHMITFLLLVFEVIEKSSVCITRPFMSGLNCTWQKWAMKHLMR; the protein is encoded by the exons ATGTACTCACAGGTTATTCGCATAAGTGACATGCAAAGGTTGCAGGATGAAATAGATGAGACCTTGAGCCTTCTTGAGGCCATATTCCTCCCATCATTTTTCGATATTATGGTGCATTTGATGGTTCATCTTCCAGCACAAGCAATGATAGCTGGTCCAGTACATTTTCGCAGCATGTGGGCTGTAGAGAGGTATATAGGAAAGCTCAAGGGACATGTCCACACCAGAAGTCATGTGGAAGGATCAATTGCAGAGGGCTATTTGTTTGATGAGAGCTTGACATTTTGCTCACACTATTTGGATGATGAGAGTCGGTTGAATCGAGCTAGGAATGATGGAGGTTTGGATATGGAAGTTGATGATACAACTCCTTTCTTCCACAACATTGGTCGAGGGCTGGCTGGCAAGTGCATGGTGATGTTAGATAACAAAACTTGGCTGCAAGCCCACAGATACGTCTTGTTCAATTATGACAACATAGAACCATACCTAGA CAAACATATGATTACCTTTCTTCTATTGGTGTTCGAAGTCATCGAGAAGTCAAGCGTGTGCATTACGAGACCTTTCATGAGTGGTTTAAATTGCAC GTGGCAGAAATGGGCGATGAAGCACCTCATGAGATAA